The following are from one region of the Mycetohabitans rhizoxinica HKI 454 genome:
- the carA gene encoding glutamine-hydrolyzing carbamoyl-phosphate synthase small subunit, which produces MLPSFSPALLALADGTVLRGYSIGATGHTIGEVVFNTAITGYQEILTDPSYARQIVTLTYPHIGNVGVNSEDVESSRVHAAGLVIRDLPVLASNFRAQRTLSDYLAGEGVVAIAGLDTRHLTRILRERGAQNGCILVGTDEQQAVELARAFPGLAGMDLAKVVSTHARYEWTEAEWRLGEGYRAQQTPQHRVVAFDYGIKRNILRMLAERGCHVTVLPAQSSAADALALDPDGVFLSNGPGDPQACDYAVAATRELIERGVPTFGICLGHQVMALAVGAKTLKMKTGHHGANHPVKDLDNGKVVITSQNHGFAVDASTLPANAKVTHVSLFDGTLQGFALQDKPAFCFQGHPEASPGPRDIGYLFDRFVDLIEASKSGRNCATSAA; this is translated from the coding sequence GTGTTGCCGTCTTTTTCTCCCGCTCTGCTTGCGCTTGCCGATGGCACCGTTTTGCGCGGCTACTCGATCGGCGCCACCGGCCACACGATTGGTGAGGTGGTGTTCAATACCGCGATCACCGGCTATCAGGAAATCCTCACCGATCCTAGCTACGCGCGCCAGATCGTCACGCTGACGTATCCGCACATCGGCAATGTCGGTGTGAATAGCGAGGACGTCGAGTCGAGTCGCGTCCATGCAGCCGGCCTGGTGATTCGCGACCTGCCGGTGCTGGCGTCGAATTTCCGTGCTCAGCGCACGTTGTCTGACTATCTGGCCGGCGAGGGCGTGGTCGCGATTGCCGGCCTGGACACGCGCCACTTGACCCGCATCCTACGCGAGCGGGGCGCGCAGAACGGCTGCATCCTCGTCGGGACTGACGAACAGCAGGCGGTCGAGCTGGCGCGCGCGTTCCCGGGCCTGGCCGGCATGGATCTGGCAAAAGTCGTGTCGACGCACGCGCGCTACGAGTGGACCGAGGCCGAATGGCGCCTGGGTGAAGGCTACCGGGCGCAACAAACGCCGCAGCACCGCGTGGTCGCGTTCGACTATGGCATCAAGCGCAATATTCTGCGCATGCTTGCCGAGCGCGGCTGCCATGTAACCGTGCTGCCTGCGCAATCGAGCGCCGCCGACGCGCTCGCGCTGGATCCGGATGGCGTGTTCCTGTCCAACGGGCCTGGTGATCCGCAAGCGTGCGATTACGCGGTCGCCGCGACGCGCGAATTGATCGAGCGCGGCGTGCCGACGTTCGGCATTTGCCTGGGCCACCAGGTCATGGCGCTGGCTGTCGGCGCGAAGACGTTGAAGATGAAGACCGGCCACCATGGCGCCAATCATCCGGTCAAGGATCTGGACAACGGCAAGGTTGTAATCACCTCGCAGAACCACGGCTTCGCGGTCGACGCGTCGACGCTGCCGGCCAACGCGAAGGTCACGCACGTATCGCTGTTCGATGGCACGCTGCAGGGGTTCGCGCTGCAGGACAAGCCCGCGTTCTGCTTCCAGGGGCACCCGGAAGCGTCGCCGGGGCCGCGCGACATCGGCTACCTGTTCGACCGGTTCGTTGACCTGATCGAGGCGAGCAAGAGCGGCCGCAACTGCGCCACGAGCGCTGCATAG
- a CDS encoding LysR substrate-binding domain-containing protein, producing the protein MSPPLPPLQALRALEAASRRRSFSRAAEALHLTHSDFYDRHPLVDLALRMHAEVEPPDPYSVDVGIWHRRVEEPGFEARKLLDDQVVAVCHPTLLAHYPDFRIEQLPSMPLLRFTRRSWRDFFNAAGLDADEPTRGPIFDDSALLLQAALAGQGVCTTRLQLARRFIDRGELVQLDHIRIAASLVLTQYPARWSIIRVPPQRAADA; encoded by the coding sequence ATGAGCCCTCCACTGCCGCCACTGCAAGCGCTACGGGCGCTGGAAGCCGCATCGCGCCGGCGCAGTTTCAGTCGTGCCGCCGAAGCATTGCATTTGACGCATAGCGACTTCTACGACCGGCACCCGCTGGTGGACCTGGCGCTGCGCATGCACGCCGAGGTCGAGCCGCCGGATCCCTATTCAGTGGACGTCGGCATCTGGCATCGACGGGTCGAGGAGCCTGGATTCGAAGCAAGGAAGCTGCTCGACGACCAGGTCGTCGCGGTGTGCCATCCGACGCTGCTTGCCCACTATCCAGATTTCCGGATCGAGCAATTGCCGTCGATGCCGTTGCTGCGCTTTACGCGGCGCTCCTGGCGGGACTTCTTCAATGCGGCGGGGTTGGACGCGGACGAGCCCACGCGCGGACCGATCTTCGACGACTCAGCGCTGCTGCTGCAAGCCGCGCTCGCCGGCCAGGGGGTGTGCACCACACGGCTGCAGCTTGCGCGGCGCTTCATCGATCGGGGCGAGCTTGTGCAACTGGACCACATCAGAATTGCGGCATCGCTCGTTCTGACACAATATCCCGCCCGATGGAGCATCATACGCGTGCCCCCGCAACGCGCCGCCGATGCATAA